The Bacteroidales bacterium DNA window TCTCATATATATCTGTTTGATGTTTGAAATTCAAAATTAAAGAATAAAATTAAAAAGAAACTTTATTAATTTTGAAAAAAATGACACCATGCAACAAATAGAAATTTTATTACCTGCCTTTAACAGGGGGTATCATTTGATTACCGATATTATTCTGAAACATTTGCCCGAATTACCAACAACAGGACTTTTAAATATATTTATTCAACACACCTCGGCAGGAATTACCATCAATGAAAATTTCGATTCAAGTGTAAGAAAAGATTTTGAATCATTCTTTAATAAATTAATACCTGACGGAAGTCCTTATTTCATTCATGATTCGGAAGGTGATGACGATATGCCCGCTCATTTAAAAACATCAATTATCGGGCAATCACTTACAATTCCAATCACAAATA harbors:
- a CDS encoding secondary thiamine-phosphate synthase enzyme YjbQ, which gives rise to MQQIEILLPAFNRGYHLITDIILKHLPELPTTGLLNIFIQHTSAGITINENFDSSVRKDFESFFNKLIPDGSPYFIHDSEGDDDMPAHLKTSIIGQSLTIPITNRKLNLGTWQGIYLCEFRNNGGKRKLVISIYS